The Aethina tumida isolate Nest 87 chromosome 6, icAetTumi1.1, whole genome shotgun sequence genome has a segment encoding these proteins:
- the LOC109606880 gene encoding uncharacterized protein LOC109606880 gives MQMQRLLVRSMGLFSKKKPPPPKEKECPPRDCGKRPGGLFKFFKSRKYETKDLSEKTTDKEELVCRKQYHEDLRKRDPDLSHLGGEVYRTCGSAFVVQKPNFPLAPKLNGEEDAALRKIEAPPDLKNYEDPIPEFRSAELRLLELNDKRLHPFYKKYLNVAKEVKICFPKTLYKNKSGPVRLEEIPSQLKLSKELLESKNIFADFKRAVPPNQILTKLIEMDQNRKPTLEPPKDKKKPQREC, from the exons ATGCAGATGCAACGGCTCCTGGTGCGGTCCATGGGACTATTCAGCAAAAAAAAGCCTCCACCCCCGAAAGAAAAGGAGTGTCCACCGAGGGACTGCGGCAAACGCCCGGGCGGCCTGTTCAAGTTCTTCAAAAGCAGGAAGTACGAGACCAAGGACCTGAGCGAGAAAACAACAGACAAAGAGGAGCTGGTCTGTCGCAAGCAGTACC ACGAGGACCTGAGGAAGCGGGACCCGGACCTGTCGCACTTGGGCGGCGAGGTGTACCGAACGTGCGGCTCGGCGTTCGTCGTGCAAAAGCCCAACTTTCCGCTGGCGCCGAAGCTGAACGGCGAGGAGGACGCGGCGCTGCGCAAGATCGAGGCGCCGCCCGACCTGAAGAACTACGAGGATCCGATACCGGAGTTCAGGAGCGCCGAGCTGAGGCTGTTGGAACTCAA CGACAAAAGACTGCATCCGTTTTACAAGAAGTACTTGAACGTGGCGAAGGAGGTGAAGATCTGCTTCCCGAAGACGCTGTACAAGAACAAAAGTGGTCCGGTACGTTTGGAGGAGATTCCAAGTCAGTTGAAGCTGAGCAAGGAATTGCTCGAATCCAAGAATATTTTTGCAGATTTCAAACGA GCTGTCCCACCCAATCAAATTCTAACGAAACTGATCGAAATGGACCAGAACAGAAAACCGACACTGGAACCGCCGAAAGACAAGAAAAAGCCACAACGAGAATGTTAA
- the LOC109605637 gene encoding uncharacterized protein F58A4.6, with amino-acid sequence MYPNQKRTKNTTSNPFCVVITDGQYYYGFYQLKKRRIKQCPYVQPARTTLVLDCVFVHYLMKELGLSEVFRVSFIVHNEPLILKLGPTQTDQIDRNWNERVSYMVREHCELEHALSWLSTLGGAFSAYGDYFTNCAEIAGKISYHQLKIALRLGDPNVAARCRLYFALSLIQQTRFKLARWIISHEYERANKQVVKDVRLLKMCKGIWSKLQHEFDLYRKRNLAQKTVNKLVKF; translated from the exons ATGTATCCAAATCAAAAACGAACAAAAAACACCACTTCAAACCCATTTTGCGTTGTTATTACGGACGGCCAATATTACTACGGgttttaccaattaaaaaaacgCCGAATCAAACAGTGTCCTTACGTACAACCAGCAAGAACAACGTTAGTTCTAGATTGTGTTTTTGTGCACTATTTGATGAAAGAATTGGGACTAAGTGAAGTGTTTAGAGTTAGTTTTATCGTTCACAACGAACCCCTAATACTTAAATTGGGACCAACGCAAACCGATCAAATTGACCGCAACTG GAACGAACGTGTTAGTTATATGGTCAGAGAACACTGCGAGTTGGAACACGCTTTGTCCTGGCTGTCGACGCTGGGCGGTGCGTTTTCCGCTTACGGTGATTATTTTACCAATTGCGCCGAAATTGCCGGCAAAATATCCTATCACCAGCTGAAAATAGCCTTAAGACTTGGCGACCCCAACGTGGCGGCCAGGTGTAGATTATACTTTGCCTTAAGTCTCATACAGCAGACAAGATTCAAGCTGGCAAGGTGGATTATAAGTCATGAGTATGAGAGAGCAAACAAACAGGTTGTAAAAGATGTTCGGTTGCTGAAGATGTGCAAGGGGATTTGGTCCAAGCTGCAGCATGAGTTTGATTTGTACAGGAAAAGGAATTTAGCTcaaaaaactgttaataaattagttaagttttaa